The Lutibacter profundi genome includes a region encoding these proteins:
- a CDS encoding RagB/SusD family nutrient uptake outer membrane protein, with amino-acid sequence MKKYSFKILMIGIIVSLFTMTSCLNDLDTLPKDKDIVLADELFNDPAAYKQVLAKLYAGLAISGQQGPAGLPDITGIDEGFSQYLRQYWLAQEVTTDEAVIGWADGSLPDYHEHDWTSSNEFVAALYNRIIYQITSCNAFLRETTPEKLNSRGVSGQLLADIQLYKKEARFLRALSYYHALDLFGNFPFVTENDEVGFFFPEQKSRADLFSFVESELLTIQDGMVAPKSNEYARADQAAAWTLLAKLYLNAEVYTGSARYSDCVTYSSKVINAGYSLEPSYENLFLADNNTASGVIFPIAFDGLRTQSYGGTTFLIHASVGGSMNPADFGINGGWGGNRATSALVNAFNSGIDTNASNNAIGAASNWGLVGSATANGWGGPDMSLHQTGTANVYAGFFNLSDGEIKFRRDNDWGFNFGDNGADGTLEDGGSNIVIAAGLYKITLDLGNLTYTIEQDPRAMFHTDGQTLEIESISTFTDGYAVTKFKNVDRNGMPGSDTSGNFTDTDFPLFRIADVYLMYAEATLRGGGGSEATAVSYMNELRDRAGNFGKVTSINLDFILNERARELFWEGHRRTDLIRFGKFTDGNYVWPWKGGVMEGTSTPSYLNLLPIPATDLNANPNLTQNAGY; translated from the coding sequence ATGAAAAAATATTCTTTTAAAATATTAATGATAGGAATAATAGTAAGTTTATTTACTATGACTTCGTGTCTAAATGATTTAGATACACTTCCTAAAGACAAAGATATTGTATTGGCTGATGAGTTATTTAATGATCCAGCTGCATACAAACAGGTATTAGCTAAATTGTATGCCGGTTTAGCCATTAGTGGTCAACAAGGACCCGCAGGTTTACCTGATATTACAGGTATTGATGAAGGTTTTAGTCAATACTTAAGACAATATTGGTTAGCACAAGAAGTAACAACTGATGAGGCTGTTATTGGTTGGGCTGATGGTAGTTTACCTGATTACCATGAACATGATTGGACATCAAGTAACGAATTTGTTGCGGCCTTATACAATAGAATTATTTATCAAATAACTTCTTGTAATGCATTCCTAAGAGAAACTACTCCTGAAAAATTAAATTCAAGAGGTGTTTCAGGACAACTATTAGCTGATATTCAACTTTATAAAAAAGAAGCTCGTTTTTTACGAGCCTTAAGTTATTATCACGCATTAGATTTATTTGGTAATTTTCCGTTTGTAACAGAAAATGATGAAGTTGGATTTTTCTTTCCAGAACAAAAAAGTAGAGCTGATTTATTTAGTTTTGTAGAAAGTGAATTATTAACCATACAAGATGGTATGGTTGCACCAAAATCTAATGAATACGCTAGAGCTGACCAAGCAGCAGCTTGGACATTATTGGCTAAATTATATTTAAATGCTGAAGTATATACTGGTTCTGCAAGATATAGTGATTGCGTAACTTATTCGTCTAAAGTTATAAATGCAGGTTATAGTTTAGAGCCTTCTTATGAAAATTTATTTTTGGCAGACAACAATACTGCTAGTGGTGTAATTTTCCCTATTGCTTTTGATGGTCTTCGTACACAATCTTATGGCGGAACAACATTTTTAATCCACGCCTCTGTTGGTGGAAGTATGAATCCTGCTGATTTTGGTATCAACGGTGGTTGGGGAGGAAATAGAGCAACCAGCGCTTTGGTAAATGCATTTAATTCTGGAATTGATACAAATGCATCAAACAATGCTATTGGAGCTGCTTCAAACTGGGGATTAGTTGGTTCTGCAACTGCTAATGGTTGGGGAGGACCTGATATGTCTTTACACCAAACAGGGACAGCTAATGTATATGCTGGATTTTTTAACTTATCAGATGGTGAAATAAAATTCAGAAGAGATAATGACTGGGGCTTCAATTTTGGAGACAATGGAGCTGATGGAACTTTAGAAGATGGAGGTTCTAACATTGTAATTGCGGCAGGTTTGTATAAAATTACGTTAGATTTAGGAAACCTAACATATACTATTGAACAAGATCCTAGAGCAATGTTCCATACAGACGGACAAACATTGGAAATTGAATCTATAAGTACTTTTACTGATGGATATGCTGTTACTAAGTTTAAAAATGTTGATAGAAATGGTATGCCAGGATCTGATACTAGCGGTAATTTTACAGATACTGATTTTCCATTATTTAGAATTGCTGATGTATATTTAATGTACGCTGAAGCAACTCTAAGAGGTGGTGGAGGTAGCGAAGCAACTGCTGTTTCTTATATGAATGAATTAAGAGATAGAGCAGGTAACTTTGGTAAAGTAACGTCTATTAATTTAGACTTTATTTTAAATGAAAGAGCTAGAGAATTATTTTGGGAAGGGCACAGAAGAACTGATTTAATTAGATTTGGAAAATTTACTGATGGTAATTATGTATGGCCATGGAAAGGCGGAGTTATGGAAGGTACTTCCACTCCAAGTTATTTAAACCTTTTACCTATACCTGCCACAGACTTAAATGCAAATCCTAATTTAACACAAAATGCTGGGTATTAA